The Anaeromyxobacter sp. Fw109-5 genomic interval GACGCGCGGCCGCTCGTGCGGCGACGGAGCGGCCGGTGGCTCCTGTCGAGACGTGAACTTCGCCCCCGGGCGGGCGCACCGGCGGCGCCGCCGCTCGGCGCCGCGGGGCCGCGCCCGCGTCCCGGTCACAGCTGATACTCGGTCACGAGCAGGTTCTGCAGCTTGCGCCCCTGCCGAAACGCCTCCTTGAGGACGTGGCGGTCGAGGTCGTTGAGATCCCGCGGGTCCACGCGGTTCGCGCCCTCGCCGGTGGGCCGCGTCGCCTGGTTCCGCAGCCGCAGCAGGTGGATGAAGTAGAAGCCGTCGACCATGGCGGTGACGCTGCCGGCGCCGAGCCGGCCGGCGTCCCCGAGCGCGCGCAGGCGCTCCGCGGTGCTCGTGTGCGCCACCCGGCGGGCGAGCGCGAGGATGCGCGCCGCGTCCACGAACGGCCGCGAGCCGTACATCTTGAGCTCGAGGGTGTGGGGGAACTCCTTCGCGCGATTGTCGAAGACGAAGTCGCGCAGGGTCCCGAGCGGCGGCTGGCACCTCAGGGCGTTGTCCGCCATGAAGCGCAAGAAGATGGGGCGGTCCGCGGCCGAGGCGAGGAGCCACTCGCGCAGCTGCTCGGCGAGCCGATCCGCGCCGTAGACGGGGCGCAGATCGAAGAAGATGGCGGAGTTCAGCAGGTCCTCCTGGTTCGGCTCGTAGATCCAGCGTCCGAAGGCCCGCTGCCACTCCGCCAGCGTGAGGCACCAGCGGGGGTTGCTCGCCATGATGCCGCCCTTGCAGAGGGCGTAGCCGCACGCGTCGAGCTTCTCGTTCACCGAGCGCGCGAACGGGAGCAGCGCGGCGCGCACCTCGTCGGCGTCCTCCTCGGCCGCCTCGAAGACGATGCCGTTGTCCTGGTCGGTGCTGAACGTCTGCTCCAGGCGCCCCTCCGAGCCGAGCGCGATCCAGCAGAGCGGGACGGGCGGCAGCTCGTGCTCGTCGAGGGTCAGCTCGACGACGCGGATGGTGAGCAGGTCCGAGAGCGTCGAGGTGAAGTGCGTGACCGGCTCGGCGCCGACGCCCTGCGCGAGGAGGTCGATGGCCAGGCGGCGGATCTCCGCGGAGGCGCTCCGGAGCGCGGGGAGGTCCCGGGCGGAGGCGATGGCGGCGCTGAGCTCGCCCACGCCGACGCGCTGCAGGCCGAACAGATCGTCTCGCGAGACGACGCCCACGAGGTGGCCCTCGGCGTCCACCACGACGACGTGGCCCATCGCGTTGCGGGCCATGAGCAGCGCCGCCTGGTGCGCGGTCGCCTGCGGCCGGAGCGTGACGAGCCCGCCCGTCATCGCCGCGACGATGGGCTGCTGCAGGTCGCCGCCCGGCAGCGTGACGCGGCGGAGGAGGTCGTGGAGGGTGAAGATGCCGAGGGGGAGGGCGCCGCCCGGATCCGTCACGACGATGGAGTCGATGCGGGTCCGCTCCATCCGCTCGAGGGCCTCGCGCACCGTCGCGTCGAGCGGGACGGTCACCGGCGGACGGCGGACGATCGCCGAGAGCGGGCTGTACATGGACAGCGTCGCGCGACGCCCATCGGTGCCCACGAGGCTCCCTCCCTTCCGAGCGGCCGCCGCTCAGCGGCGCACGCCGAGCAGCTCGTCGATCCGCGCCATGAGATCCTTCGTCGAGAACGGCTTCGTCACGTACGCGTCCGCCCCGAGCCGCAGGCCCCGGGTGACCTCGGTGTCCCTCCCCCGGGCGGTGAGCATGAGGACCTTCGTCCCGCTCCACCGGGGATCGGCGCGGATGCGCTCGCACAGCTCGAAGCCGTTCAGCTTCGGCAGCATCACGTCGAGCACCACCAGATCGGGCGTCCGCTCGGCCAGCGCCGCCAGCGCCGCCTCCCCGTCCGGCGCGACGGCGGTCTCGTGGCCGGCGCGCTTCAGGAGGTACTCGAGCGAGAGGACGATGTTCGGCTCGTCGTCCACGATCAGGACGCGCTTGCTCATCGGCCGGCTCCGGTCCCCTGCGCGGCGCGCCGCGGCTCCTCGGCGGCCTGCGCGGCTGCGTCCAGCGGCAGCACGAACGAGAACGTCGCGCCCCGTCCCAGCTCGCTCTCGACCCACAGCCGCCCGCCGAAGTGCTCCACGATCCTGCGGCTGATCGGCAACCCCAGCCCCGTGCCGCGCGGCTTCCCGGTCAGCGTGTCGCTCACCTGGCGGAACTTCTCGAAGATGATGTCCTGGTCCGCCGGGCTGATGCCGGGGCCGTCGTCCTGTACGTCCACCCGGACCCCCTCCGGCGCCGGGGCGAGCCGGACCTCCACCCTGCCCCCGCGAGGGCAGAACTTCACCGCGTTCGAGAGCAGGTTCATGATCACCTGGACCAGCCGGTCGCGGTCGGCGCGCACGCGCGGCGCCGGCTGCAGCGCCACCGCGAGCTCCACGCCGCTGTCGCGGAAGAGCTGGCTCGTCGCCTCGACCGAGTCCTGGATGGCCTCCCGCACGTCCAGCTCCGCCGCGTGCCACTCCGCGTTGCCCGACTCGATCTTGGCCATGTCGAGCAGCTGGTCGATGAGGCGGGTCAGCCGCTCGGACTCCTTCACGATGATGGCGAGGAACCTCACCCGCTCGGCGATCGGGGCCTTGGGATCGTCGCGGAGGATCTCCGAGAAGGCCCGGATCGAGGTGAGGGGCGTGCGGAGCTCGTGCGTGACGCTGGACATGAACTCGTCCTTCATCCGATCGAGCTCCTGCAGCTGGGCGTTTGCGGCGCGGAGCTCGGCGGAGGCGGTCTCGAGGGCGCGCGACTTCTGCTCCAGCTCGCGGCTGTAGGCGCGCACCTGCGAGGCCTCGTCGAGGATGTCCATCACCTCGTCGAGGCCGAGGGGCTCCTCCTGCACCACCGAGGCGACGAGGACGCGCGCCGAGGCGCCGCCGATGGCGCCGGCGAGCTGGGTCTCCGCGAAGTGGACGAGGTCCGCGTCCGCGGGCAGCGCTTCGAGGGAGCCGACGCCGCGCCGCCGCGCGTAGGCGAGGAAGGCCTCGCGCGCCCGCTCCGGTCCGAGGAAGCGCCCCGTGAGCGGCAGCAGGTCCTGCACCGAGGCGCTGCCCCGCCACAGCCGCGAGCGGTCGAAGGCGTGCGTGCGCTCGAACACGTCCACGAACAGGGCCGCCTGGCTCGTCTCCGAGACCCCCGGCCGGCTCGCGACGGACACCGCGACGTACAGGCCGACGTTGGCGAGCATGCTCCAGAACAGGGCGTGCGGGATCTCGTCCATGCCCGTCAGCCCGAACAGCTGCTGGGGCTTCAGCAGGGCGACCCCGAGGAGCCCCTCGCTGAGGAAGCTCGCGGGCAGCCAGCCCGACTTGGCGAAGGAGGGCAGGAGCAGCGTGTACGCCCAGACCGCGAAGCCCGCCGAGAGGCCCGCGAACGCGCCGGCGCGGGTGCCGCCGCGCCAGTAGATCCCGCCGAGGATCGCCGGCGCGAACTGCGCGACCGCGGCGAACGAGATGAGGCCGATCGCGACGAGCGCGTACGCCTCGCCGGCGACGCGGAAGTACGCGTAGCCGAGGAGCAGGATCGCGCCGATCGCCAGCCTGCGGATGGAGAGGAGCAGGCCGGAGACGTCGCGCCACTCGTTGAGGCGGAGCGACCTCATGCGCAGCAGCACCGGCATGACCAGGTCGTTGCACACCATGGTGGAGAGGGCGATCGTCTCGACGATCACCATGCCGGTGCCGGCGGAGAGGCCGCCGATGAAGGCGAAGAGGGTGAGGGCCTCCTCGCGCCGGAACATCGGCAGGGTGAGCACGAACGTGTCCGCGTCCACCCTCGCGCCCGAGAACAGCGCGAGCCCGCCGATGGCGATCGGCAGGACGAAGACGTTGATGAGCAGCAGGTACAGCGGGAACAGCCAGATCGCCTTGCCCAGGTGGCCCTCGTCCACGTTCTCCACGACGGTGATCTGGAACTGCCGCGGCAGGAAGAGGATCGAGAGCATCGAGAGCAGCGTGAGGAACGTCCAGCTGACGTAGCTGCCGCTCGTGGCGGGCACGGTCAACAGCCCGCGCAGCTCCGGCGTCTTCGCCGCCTGCCCGAGGACGTCGCCGAAGCCCCGGTAGACCGCGAAGGTCACGAACGCCCCGACCGCCAGGAAGGCGGCGAGCTTCACGACCGACTCGAAGGCGATCGCCGCGACGAGCCCCTCGTGCCGCTCGGTCGCGTCGAGGTGGCGCGTGCCGAACAGGATCGTGAAGGCCGCCAGCATCAGCGCGATGTAGAAGGCCGTGTCCTGCAGGAACGGGAGCGCCAGCGCCTTGGCCGGCATGACGACGTCCGGGTAGTGCCGCAGGATGGTGAAGCTGCCGGAGATCGCCTTGAGCTGCAGCGAGATGTAGGGGATGACCCCGACCACCGCGATCACGGTGACGAGCCCGCCGAGCAGCTGGCTCTTGCCGTAGCGCGACGCGACGAAGTCGGCGATCGAGGTGATGCGGTAGGCCTTGCTGATGCGGATGATCTTCCGCATCACGTACCACCACAGCGGCACCATGAGGGTCGGCCCGAGGTACACCGGAAGGAAGCCGATGCCGCTCGACGCGGCGCGACCCACGCTGCCGTAGAACGTCCAGGTGGTGCAGTACACCGCGAGCGACAGCGCGTAGATGTACGGGTTGGCGATGATCGAGCGGCCGGCCTCCGCCCGCTTGTCGCCCCAGTACGCGATCGCGAAGAGCACGCCCAGGTAGGCGAACGAGGCGACGACGATCACCCAGCCCTGGAGCATGCGCGGCTCCTACTCCCGCCGTCGCTCGATCACGAGGGCCATGAGCCCGATGACGAGGCTCCACACGCCGAAGACGTACGCGTACAGGAGCGGGAGCCCCGCGATCTCGCTGGGCCGCGCGAACAGCGAGAGGATCGGGTAGTTCAGCAGCGCGCCGCCCATCAGGAAGATGGCGACCAGCCGCGGCCCCGTCGTACCCGAGCGGTTCATCGACGCCTCCGGCGGCAGGATAGGGCGACTATAGCGCGGTGCGCCGGGGTGCGCAGGTGACGCGCTCACCCGGATGGTCCCCTGCGGATGGTGACGACACACGAAGGCGCCACGCTCGCGTGGAGGACACCCTCGCGGCACCGCTGATGACTCACAGAAAGAAGCGGGCCCGGCGACCGGTCGCCGGCGTGCTGGCGCGGGCGTGGCCGGAACCCGTTTGCGCTATGGTGCGCCGGAGGGGACCCGTCCCGCGCGGAG includes:
- a CDS encoding DUF294 nucleotidyltransferase-like domain-containing protein; the encoded protein is MYSPLSAIVRRPPVTVPLDATVREALERMERTRIDSIVVTDPGGALPLGIFTLHDLLRRVTLPGGDLQQPIVAAMTGGLVTLRPQATAHQAALLMARNAMGHVVVVDAEGHLVGVVSRDDLFGLQRVGVGELSAAIASARDLPALRSASAEIRRLAIDLLAQGVGAEPVTHFTSTLSDLLTIRVVELTLDEHELPPVPLCWIALGSEGRLEQTFSTDQDNGIVFEAAEEDADEVRAALLPFARSVNEKLDACGYALCKGGIMASNPRWCLTLAEWQRAFGRWIYEPNQEDLLNSAIFFDLRPVYGADRLAEQLREWLLASAADRPIFLRFMADNALRCQPPLGTLRDFVFDNRAKEFPHTLELKMYGSRPFVDAARILALARRVAHTSTAERLRALGDAGRLGAGSVTAMVDGFYFIHLLRLRNQATRPTGEGANRVDPRDLNDLDRHVLKEAFRQGRKLQNLLVTEYQL
- a CDS encoding sensor histidine kinase translates to MLQGWVIVVASFAYLGVLFAIAYWGDKRAEAGRSIIANPYIYALSLAVYCTTWTFYGSVGRAASSGIGFLPVYLGPTLMVPLWWYVMRKIIRISKAYRITSIADFVASRYGKSQLLGGLVTVIAVVGVIPYISLQLKAISGSFTILRHYPDVVMPAKALALPFLQDTAFYIALMLAAFTILFGTRHLDATERHEGLVAAIAFESVVKLAAFLAVGAFVTFAVYRGFGDVLGQAAKTPELRGLLTVPATSGSYVSWTFLTLLSMLSILFLPRQFQITVVENVDEGHLGKAIWLFPLYLLLINVFVLPIAIGGLALFSGARVDADTFVLTLPMFRREEALTLFAFIGGLSAGTGMVIVETIALSTMVCNDLVMPVLLRMRSLRLNEWRDVSGLLLSIRRLAIGAILLLGYAYFRVAGEAYALVAIGLISFAAVAQFAPAILGGIYWRGGTRAGAFAGLSAGFAVWAYTLLLPSFAKSGWLPASFLSEGLLGVALLKPQQLFGLTGMDEIPHALFWSMLANVGLYVAVSVASRPGVSETSQAALFVDVFERTHAFDRSRLWRGSASVQDLLPLTGRFLGPERAREAFLAYARRRGVGSLEALPADADLVHFAETQLAGAIGGASARVLVASVVQEEPLGLDEVMDILDEASQVRAYSRELEQKSRALETASAELRAANAQLQELDRMKDEFMSSVTHELRTPLTSIRAFSEILRDDPKAPIAERVRFLAIIVKESERLTRLIDQLLDMAKIESGNAEWHAAELDVREAIQDSVEATSQLFRDSGVELAVALQPAPRVRADRDRLVQVIMNLLSNAVKFCPRGGRVEVRLAPAPEGVRVDVQDDGPGISPADQDIIFEKFRQVSDTLTGKPRGTGLGLPISRRIVEHFGGRLWVESELGRGATFSFVLPLDAAAQAAEEPRRAAQGTGAGR
- a CDS encoding response regulator transcription factor, with product MSKRVLIVDDEPNIVLSLEYLLKRAGHETAVAPDGEAALAALAERTPDLVVLDVMLPKLNGFELCERIRADPRWSGTKVLMLTARGRDTEVTRGLRLGADAYVTKPFSTKDLMARIDELLGVRR